A genomic region of Barnesiella viscericola DSM 18177 contains the following coding sequences:
- a CDS encoding phosphoethanolamine transferase translates to MKKISEIINVKLYVLIALLALFYGFAFILSDFYDSPFDSIYDLLILSLQWAVVVAATFGFLYLIVLNKYVFAILFPILTVSCSILAYMRYALQISLTPMLIDLAFVNDARTWFENFNLQLLLWIVFSLAISIGCVFYRWKYIKVQYPVLHLFIAVCIILLTNSWSFKRPVSQRIPYVIYYSIKDYLDSRKIIQENRETFIKNDAYTSVDSLNVVLVLGESLRADHLALNGYTRNTTPFLSRDSNVISYPHIYTIPYYTHTSIPHLLTRADSISPDRAYEEESFISLFKQAGYKTCWIANQESVPTYVYFMNECDTLIYVNGGKSLYIFDKWLDGDLLPDYRNALDPENPKTLTILHTIGSHWWYNAHYPDSFEIFKPVIKSRVIKTNTQEEMINSYDNTILYTDFVIHQFINELKERCAILFYISDHGESLGENGYYLHGEDRPELHNPACFIWYSTAYQKRFPERIEQLKQHRNDRYLTDFLFHTILDAASIETSYKNKQLSLINP, encoded by the coding sequence ATGAAGAAAATATCTGAAATTATTAACGTAAAACTTTATGTTTTAATTGCATTATTAGCCCTTTTTTATGGCTTTGCCTTTATCTTGTCCGACTTTTACGACTCACCTTTCGACAGTATATATGACTTGCTGATTCTCTCTTTACAATGGGCAGTGGTAGTTGCTGCTACCTTCGGATTTCTTTATCTCATCGTCCTCAACAAGTATGTTTTTGCCATACTCTTTCCCATACTTACCGTCAGTTGCAGCATTCTCGCTTACATGAGATATGCCCTGCAAATATCGCTCACCCCCATGCTCATCGACCTGGCTTTTGTTAATGATGCAAGAACCTGGTTTGAAAATTTCAATCTGCAATTACTCCTCTGGATTGTTTTTTCTTTGGCTATTTCAATAGGCTGTGTGTTCTACCGTTGGAAATACATCAAAGTTCAATACCCTGTTCTACACCTATTTATTGCCGTTTGCATCATTTTACTGACCAACAGCTGGTCATTCAAAAGACCTGTTTCACAACGCATTCCTTACGTTATTTATTATAGCATAAAAGATTACTTGGACAGTAGGAAGATTATACAAGAGAACCGAGAGACCTTCATAAAAAACGATGCTTATACCTCTGTCGACTCTCTTAACGTAGTACTTGTTCTGGGGGAATCATTACGTGCCGACCACCTTGCCTTGAACGGATACACGAGAAATACAACTCCCTTCCTGTCCCGTGATTCCAACGTTATATCCTACCCTCACATCTACACCATTCCATACTATACGCACACCAGCATTCCCCACCTGCTCACCCGGGCCGACAGCATTTCGCCCGACAGAGCCTATGAAGAGGAGTCGTTCATCTCTCTTTTCAAACAAGCCGGGTATAAAACCTGCTGGATTGCCAATCAAGAGTCGGTACCTACTTACGTCTATTTCATGAACGAATGCGATACACTCATTTATGTGAATGGAGGAAAATCACTTTATATCTTCGACAAATGGTTGGACGGTGATTTACTACCCGACTATCGAAATGCTCTCGATCCTGAAAATCCTAAAACACTCACCATTCTACACACCATAGGATCTCACTGGTGGTACAATGCACACTACCCCGATTCGTTTGAAATCTTCAAACCCGTGATAAAAAGTCGGGTAATAAAAACAAATACCCAGGAAGAGATGATCAACTCCTACGACAATACGATTCTTTACACCGACTTTGTCATTCACCAGTTTATCAATGAACTCAAAGAGCGATGTGCCATACTCTTCTACATCTCGGACCACGGAGAATCTTTGGGAGAAAATGGATATTATCTGCATGGAGAAGACCGCCCCGAATTACATAATCCGGCCTGTTTCATCTGGTACTCCACAGCCTATCAAAAAAGATTTCCCGAACGGATAGAACAGTTGAAACAACACCGAAACGACCGGTATCTGACCGATTTCCTATTTCATACAATTCTCGATGCGGCCAGCATCGAGACATCTTACAAGAACAAACAGTTAAGCCTTATCAATCCATAG
- a CDS encoding YitT family protein produces MRLPFNSVLYAVKDYMVIIFGLLLYALGWVGFLLPNEITTGGVTGIAALIYYGTNIPVSASYFTINVVLLLAAIKILGLKFFVRTIFSVFMCSFFLGILPRFIPNPLIDEQPFMSAIIGGILCGVGVGLVFVSNGSTGGTDIIAAIVNKYKNISFAKMMMYIDFLIIASSYVLFHSIEKMIFGYVVMGVMSYTMDMVINGKRQSVQILILSDKYEEIATHVNQDIHRGVTVIEGMGWYSKQPKKVLMILAKRNESVKIFRLIKSIDPKAFISQSNVVGVYGEGFDKIKT; encoded by the coding sequence ATGCGATTGCCTTTTAACAGTGTGTTGTATGCCGTAAAAGACTACATGGTCATCATATTCGGCTTATTGTTGTATGCGCTGGGTTGGGTAGGATTTTTGCTGCCCAACGAAATTACTACCGGTGGTGTGACCGGTATAGCGGCCTTGATATACTATGGAACCAATATACCGGTATCGGCCTCTTATTTTACCATTAACGTGGTATTGCTGTTGGCCGCTATCAAAATATTGGGGTTGAAATTCTTTGTACGCACGATTTTCAGTGTGTTCATGTGTTCGTTTTTCCTGGGAATATTACCCCGGTTCATACCCAATCCACTGATCGATGAGCAGCCTTTCATGTCGGCCATTATCGGAGGTATCTTGTGTGGTGTGGGGGTAGGATTGGTCTTTGTATCGAACGGCAGTACGGGAGGAACCGATATCATAGCCGCCATTGTCAACAAATACAAGAATATTTCGTTTGCCAAGATGATGATGTATATCGACTTCCTGATTATCGCCAGCTCGTACGTACTGTTTCACAGCATAGAGAAGATGATTTTCGGTTATGTGGTGATGGGTGTGATGAGCTACACGATGGATATGGTCATCAACGGTAAGCGACAGTCGGTGCAGATATTGATTTTGTCGGACAAGTATGAAGAGATAGCCACACACGTCAACCAGGATATACATCGTGGAGTCACCGTGATAGAAGGTATGGGCTGGTATTCCAAGCAACCCAAGAAGGTGCTGATGATTCTGGCCAAGCGAAATGAGTCGGTCAAGATATTCCGGTTGATCAAATCGATCGATCCCAAGGCCTTTATATCGCAATCGAACGTTGTGGGTGTGTATGGCGAAGGTTTCGACAAGATAAAGACTTGA